CGGGCATCTCCGGGGCTTCTTCGAGAAGGCTTGCCAACGCTTCGGAAAGACTCGTGTCCGCGCAATCAAGACATTCTTCCAGTTCGTGAAGTTCTGTTTCACTGATCGTGCCTTGCATGTATTTGCGGAGCAGGTCCTGTAGCATATACTTACAAGACGCTACAAAATGGGAATGGGACTACGGGCGGTTAAAAAAAATAAGAAGGCCCATCGCCGCCGGCCCCAATTGCCCTCTCAGCACGCGAAGCGCTTTGCTCAATTGGTTCTTGACGGTATGAGGGGAGAGGTGGAGTTCGGAGGCGATCTCGGGGATGCGGAGGTCGTCTTCCCGGCTCATCTGATACACCTGCCGGCAGGCCTCGGGCAGGCGGCTGACGGCATCCCGAAGCAGGGATTCGGTTTCGCGGAGCGCGAGGGCTTCGTCGACCAACGGGGCGGAGGGCTCATCGGCCAGCGGGGCAGCGCCGGGCAGCCCCGGCGCGAACAAACGCTTCTCCCGCGCCATCTGCCGCAGGTAGTTCGCCGATTCGTTGGAAACGATGCGGACGATATACGCCTTCGGATTTTCAACGGCTGTTAGTTTGTCCCGGTGTATCCAGATCTTTAAAAAGACTTCCTGGAGGACGTCTTCCACCGCGGAGGGGGAACCCGTGAGCTTTAGAATAAATGGCCAGAGCGTGGGGTTGTAGCGATGGAACAGGCGCCGGAAGGCGTCTTTGTCTCCTTCCGCTATGCGGGCCAGGAGCAAACGTTCTTCGTATATGAGCTCGCCAGTCAATGTGACGGCGAAAGTAAAAAAAAGAAGCCCCCGGGAAGTGGTTCCCGGGGGCGCTTAATAATTATATAATCTAGTGGGCGTAGGCAGTGGTGTGCACAGCCACCGTCTTCACGGGTTCGTGCTTGATCACCTTCGCCGCAGGCGCCGCATCCTTCGTGTGCCACACCGCCGCCAGCGTCGGTGCAATCACGAGCGACACGATGCTCATCAGTTTGATCAGGATGTTCATGGAAGGCCCGGACGTATCCTTGAACGGATCACCCACAGTGTCCCCGGTGACGGAGGCTTTGTGGGGTTCCGATTTCTTGTAGTAGGTTTCGCCTTTGATGACGACGCCTTTTTCAAAGCTCTTTTTGGCATTGTCCCAGGCGCCACCGGCGTTGTTCTGGAAGATACCCATCAAAACACCGCTCACGGTAGCACCGGCGAGGAAACCGCCCAGTGCTTCGGGACCCACGAGGAACCCGATGATCAACGGTGACAGCAGGGCGATGGCGCCGGGCAGGAGCATCTTCTGGATGGAGGCTTTTGTGGAAATGGCCACGCACTTTTCGTATTCGGGTTTACCCGTGCCTTCCATGATCCCCGGGATTTCACGGAATTGGCGGCGGACTTCCTCGACCATGGCCATGGCGGCTTGTCCAACGGCGCGGATGGCCAGGGAAGAGAAGACGAAGGGGATCATCCCGCCTA
This sequence is a window from Dinghuibacter silviterrae. Protein-coding genes within it:
- a CDS encoding RNA polymerase sigma factor, translated to MTGELIYEERLLLARIAEGDKDAFRRLFHRYNPTLWPFILKLTGSPSAVEDVLQEVFLKIWIHRDKLTAVENPKAYIVRIVSNESANYLRQMAREKRLFAPGLPGAAPLADEPSAPLVDEALALRETESLLRDAVSRLPEACRQVYQMSREDDLRIPEIASELHLSPHTVKNQLSKALRVLRGQLGPAAMGLLIFFNRP